A single window of Labrus mixtus chromosome 23, fLabMix1.1, whole genome shotgun sequence DNA harbors:
- the dhx15 gene encoding pre-mRNA-splicing factor ATP-dependent RNA helicase DHX15: SHSNRDRDRDRERVRDRDGKSFGTPNKLPEAGGGSLKQNPTQQQINPFTNLPHTPRYYEILKKRLQLPVWDYKERFNDIMTQNQSFVLVGETGSGKTTQIPQWCVNMVRSMQGPKKAVACTQPRRVAAMSVAQRVADEMDVMLGQEVGYSIRFEDCSSAKTLLKYMTDGMLLREAMNDPLLERYGVIILDEAHERTLATDILMGVLKEVVRQRPDLKVIVMSATLDAGKFQVYFDSCPLLTIPGRTHPVEIFYTPEPERDYLEAAIRTVIQIHMCETDEGDVLLFLTGQEEIDEACKRIKREIDDLGPEVGDIKIIPLYSTLPPQQQQRIFEPPPPNKPNGAIGRKVVVSTNIAETSLTIDGVVFVIDPGFAKQKVYNPRIRVESLLVTAVSKASAQQRAGRAGRTCPGKCFRLYTEKAYKTEMEDNTYPEILRSNLGSVVLQLKKLGIDDLVHFDFMDPPAPETLMRALELLNYLAALNDNGDLTELGSMMAEFPLDPQLAKIVIASCDFNCSNEILSITAMLSVPQCFVRPTEAKKASDESKMRFAHIDGDHMTLLNVYHAFKQNHDSNQWCYDNFVNYRSLMSADNVRQQLSRIMERFNLPRRSTEFLSKDYYVNIRRALVTGFFMQIAHLERTGHYLTVKDNQVVQLHPSTVLDHKPEWVLYNEFVLTTKNYIRTCTDIKPEWLVKIAPQYYEMSNFPQCEAKRQLERIIAKVSSKEHTQY; this comes from the exons AGTCACAGCAACCGCGACCGGGATCGGGATCGAGAACGAGTGCGGGACAGAGATGGGAAGTCATTTGGGACGCCAAACAAGCTGCCTGAAGCGGGCGGGGGCTCCCTGAAACAAAACCCCACGCAACAGCAGATCAACCCGTTCACCAACCTGCCCCACACCCCGCGCTACTACGAGATCCTGAAGAAGCGGCTGCAGCTGCCCGTCTGGGACTACAAAGAGAGATTCAATGACATCATGACGCAGAACCAGTCTTTTGTGCTGGTGGGAGAGACGGGCTCTGGAAAGACCACACAG ATCCCTCAGTGGTGCGTGAACATGGTGCGGTCAATGCAGGGGCCAAAGAAAGCAGTGGCCTGCACTCAGCCCAGGAGGGTAGCTGCTATGAGTGTCGCCCAGAGGGTGGCTGATGAGATGGATGTCATGCTGGGCCAAGAGGTGGGCTACTCCATCAGGTTTGAGGACTGCAGCTCCGCCAAGACACTACTCAA GTACATGACAGATGGAATGTTGCTGCGGGAGGCCATGAACGATCCTCTGCTGGAGCGCTATGGCGTCATCATCCTGGACGAGGCCCACGAACGCACTTTAGCCACAGATATCCTCATGGGGGTCCTTAAGGAGGTGGTCCGCCAGAGGCCTGACCTAAAG GTCATCGTCATGAGCGCCACGCTCGACGCCGGGAAGTTTCAGGTGTACTTTGACAGCTGCCCGCTGCTAACCATCCCCGGACGCACGCACCCCGTGGAGATTTTCTACACGCCGGAACCGGAGCGGGACTACCTGGAGGCGGCCATCCGGACGGTGATCCAGATCCACATGTGCGAGACGGATGAAGGGGACGTTCTGCTTTTCCTCACTGGACAAGAG GAAATCGACGAAGCTTGCAAAAGAATCAAGAGGGAGATCGACGACCTGGGCCCTGAAGTCGGCGATATCAAAATCATCCCCCTGTACTCCACATTgcctccacagcagcagcaaaggATCTTCGAGCCACCGCCGCCCAATAAACCAAATGGTGCCATTGGAAGGAAG GTCGTCGTGTCAACGAACATCGCTGAGACGTCCCTGACCATCGATGGCGTCGTGTTCGTAATTGATCCCGGATTTGCCAAGCAAAAG GTGTATAACCCACGCATCCGAGTGGAGTCCCTCCTGGTTACAGCCGTCAGCAAGGCCTCAGCCCAGCAGAGGGCAGGTCGCGCTGGAAGAACATGCCCAGGAAAGTGTTTCCGTCTTTACACGGAAAAAGCTTACAAGACGGAAATGGAG GACAACACGTATCCAGAGATTCTGAGGTCCAATCTGGGCTCTGTggtgctgcagctgaagaaaCTGGGAATAGATGACCTGGTGCACTTTGACTTCATGGACCCACCAG CCCCAGAGACCCTGATGCGAGCCCTGGAGTTGCTGAACTACCTGGCGGCGCTCAACGACAACGGCGACCTGACCGAGCTGGGCTCCATGATGGCCGAGTTCCCCCTCGACCCCCAGCTGGCCAAGATAGTCATCGCCAGCTGTGACTTCAACTGTTCCAACGAGATCCTCTCAATCACTGCCATGTTGTCAG TCCCACAGTGCTTCGTCCGTCCCACCGAGGCTAAGAAGGCGTCCGACGAGTCCAAGATGCGCTTCGCCCACATCGACGGAGACCACATGACGTTGCTCAACGTCTACCACGCCTTCAAACAGA ACCACGATTCCAACCAGTGGTGCTACGACAATTTTGTGAACTACCGCTCGCTGATGTCGGCAGACAACGTGCGGCAGCAGTTGTCCAGGATCATGGAGCGCTTCAACCTGCCGCGGCGGAGCACCGAGTTTCTCAGCAAAGATTACTACGTCAACATCCGCAGAGCGCTGGTCACTGGATTCTTCATGCAG ATTGCTCACCTCGAGCGCACGGGCCATTACCTGACCGTGAAGGACAACCAAGTCGTACAGCTGCACCCCTCCACCGTGCTGGACCACAAGCCAGAGTGGGTGCTTTACAACGAGTTTGTGCTCACCACCAAGAACTACATCCGCACGTGCACCGACATTAAACCAGAGTG